CATGCGTTGCTGGTGGCCCCTGCGGTGACCTCGGCAGCGGATCGTATGTTCCAGATCTTCGGCCGCGAGACGGTGGACCAGATGATTCCTGTCGCGGCCGAGACCGACTTTGCCCGCGTCGGCATTCCAGAGCCTCCGCCATGGAAGCGGGACGAGAACTATGAGCCGCCCGAACCTGGAGTGATGCGGATAAGTGGTTTTGTTTCAAAACCTGAACTGCAAAAGCTCAACCGAAACTCGATCTATGTTTTCGTGAACGGACGGCTGATTCGCGACCGTCTGGTGCTGCATGCCCTGTCGGAGGCTTATCGCAACGTCATTCCGCCGACCAGCTTTCCGGTGGTGCTGCTTTTCCTTGAGGTCCCACCTGCCGAGGTGGATGTGAATGTTCATCCAGCGAAGACCGAGGTACGTTTCCGGCAACAGTCCATCGTGCATGACTTCCTGCGTGATTCGGTGCGCACGGCATTGATGGCGGCAAGGCCGGTGATGAGTTTTGCGATGGCGCTCACGGATTCGCCATTGGCGGCTGAGGCGCTGCGCATCGACGTTAGCCCCATGCCGGGTGCGCCTGATCTTCCTCCAGCCTCCGAAGGAGATCCGCAGGCGGGTGACGCCGCGGCGTTTTCGCTGCAGGCAGATCCGTTTCTTGCTACCGAGCAACGCATTGTCTTCCCTCAGACTGAGGCTTCCGTTGATGAGCCGCCATTTCTGCGCGAGCCGGAACAGCGGGTATCGGGACGGCACTCCTGCTCTTCGGCGACGCCGGAGGAAGGCGAAGAACGTCCCGAGACACTGCATTCGCTATCGACATTGCGGGCTGTGGGGCAGTTACGCAACTCCTTCATCCTGGCCGTGAATGAAGACGGCCTCTGGATCATCGACCAGCACGTCGCCCATGAGCGTGTTCTGTTTGAGAAGATTCTGCGTGAGCGCCGTACGGAGTCGGTACAGCGGCAGAGGTTGCTGATGCCGCTGCTTGTCGATCTGCAGCCGGCGCAGATGCTTGCCTTTGCTGAGCTGGCCGATGAGTTGGACCGCAACGGCTTTGAAGCGGAGCCCTTTGGACCGCGAACTCTGGCCGTCAAAGCGGCTCCCGTCGGTCTGGAAGGCAAGGAGCTGGAGCACCTGCTGGACGAGGTGTTGGCGGATGATCGCACGGGGCAGGTTGAGAACGCTGAGGCTCGACGCACACGGATTGCGGCGTCGATTGCCTGCCACGCGGCGATCAAGATCAATATGCCGCTCGATCCGGCAAAGATTGAGTGGCTGCTGGCGGAGCTGGCGAAGACGCAGCATCCCACAAGCTGTCCGCATGGACGGCCGATCGCGTTGCGTTATTCGCTGAAGGAGATTCAGCGGGCCTTCAACCGCATTTAGTTGCATCTCCAGGTGGGATAACGTCCATCCTGACGGCACTGGACAGCAATTGCCGATAGACTTAAAAGGTTATGACTCGTGAGCAATTGGAACTTGCGCGGCGTCGCGCCTTTGGGCTAGACAGCAATGCGCTTTTGATTTTGGAAGATGCCAATGCGTGGGTTGACCGCATGGGACTCGTTCTGTGGACGCCGAAGACGCAGCTTGCTGCACCCGCCCCCGTCTTCGTTTCAGCGGTAAGTGGAGTTGCGGAACCTGGAGTAGCCGAGGCAGAGGCTGGAAAGCAGATGCTGGGCCGGCTGGTTCGTGAGGGAGCGGCGGTGCCGTTACTCCTCCTTGGAGGCGCCGCCCCCGGCGATATTCCAGATTTTGTCGTGAGTGCAGCCGCGCTGCCTTATCTCTACACGCTGCGTGGCGACAAGAACTGGAAGGCAGCCCCGGTGGCTTCGTCTATCTCGCCGCTCGCAATGAAAGTCTGGGGTGTGTTGAAGGCCAAAGGGCCGCAGACCGTCTCCAACCTGCTTCCGGAGCTTGGCCGCGAGCTGACGCACGCCGCCGTGCTGCGTGCGCTGAGCGAGTTGTGGGCCATGCTGCGCGTGATCCCGGTGTACCAGGATGGAGAAGAAGAGACCCAATGGGAGCTGCTCACAGCGCGGTTTACCAAGCAGATCAAGGCCGGTGGCAATGCCGGTGTGCCGACGGCCCTCTCGGCCATGATCTCGCTGTATCTGAGCGCGGTGCTGGTTGCGGAGCTCGATGAGATTGAGGTGTTCCTCTCGCCGCTGGTGGCGCGCTCAAAGGTGCGTGATGCGGTTAGCGGTTTGAATGCTGCCCGTCAGCTTGACGAAGTGGTGCTCGAAGGCAAGACGCTGCTGCATATTCGCGGCGAGCTGCCTGAGATGCCGGAGATTGTTCCGGTCGAAGTTCCGGAGGGCGTGGCTGAAGAGGGCGTCGATGTTGGCGATGTCGGCGAGGCCGAGCCTGATCGCGAGGGCCTGCTGGAACGCGCTCGTCAACGCACCGAAAAGACCTTTGCCCCAACTCGCCGTCCCACCGACCGCAGGCCGTCCCGCGAGGGAGAGCGTCCTGCCCGCAGGAGCTTCCGTCCCGAAGAAGGCGCCGCCGGCGGTGAGCGTAAACCGTTCCGTCCGCGTCAAGAGGGCGAGGGAAGCGAGCGTCCAGCACGCCGCAGCTTTGGTGGAGAGCGTGACCGCAAGCCTTTCCAGCGCAAGCCATTCGATGGTGAGCGTAAGCCTTTCCGTCCGCGTGAAGCGGGTGAAGGTGGTGAGCGTCCAGCGCGTCGCAGCTTCGGTGGCGACGGTGAGCGCAAGCCGTATCAGCGTAAGCCGTTCGATGGTGAGCGTAAGCCCTTCCGTCCGCGCGAAACGGGTGAAGGTGGTGATCGTCCAGCGCGCCGCAGCTTTGGCGGCGACGGCGAGCGCAAGCCGTATCAGCGTAAGCCATTCGATGGTGAGCGTAAGCCCTTCCGTCCGCGCGAAACGGGTGAAGGTAGTGATCGTCCAGCGCGCCGCAGCTTTGGCGGCGACGGCGAGCGCAAGCCGTATCAGCGTAAGCCATTCGATGGTGAGCGTAAGCCCTTCCGTCCGCGCGAAGCGGGTGAAGGTAGTGATCGTCCAGCGCGCCGCAGCTTTGGCGACGGCGAGCGCAAGCCGTATCAGCGCAAGCCGTTCGATGGAGAGCGTAAGCCCTTCCGTCCGCGCGAAGCGGGTGAAGGTGGTGAGCGTCCGGCCCGCCGCAGCTTTGGTGGCGATCGTGACCGCAAGCCGTATCAGCGGAAACCGTTCGATGGCGAGCGTAAGCCATTCCGCAAGCGCGAAGAGGGCGAGGGCAGTGAGCGTCCGGCCCGCCGCAGCTTCGGCGGTGATCGTGACCGCAAGCCGTTTCAGCGGAAACCGTTCGATGGCGAGCGTAAGCCGTTCCGCAAGCGTGAAGAAGGCGAGGGGGGCGAGCGTCCGGCGCGCCGCAGTTTTGGCGGAGATGGTGACCGCAAGCCATTCCAGCGCAAACCGTTTGATGGTGATCGCAAGCCTTTCCGCAAGCGCGAAGAAGGAGCGGGAGAAGATCGTCCGCGCCGTACCTTCAAGGCTGACGGCGGTAAGCCATCCTTCGGTGGCAAGAAGTTCGGAGGAGCTCCAAAGAAGTTTGGTGGAGCGCCCAAGAAGTTCGGTGGAGCGCCCAAGAAGTTCGGGTCGAAGCCGGGTGGAAAAGCCGGAGCTCCGAAGAAGTTCGGTAAGCCCGGAGCCGCGAAGCCGTTCCGTAAAAAGCGGGAGGGTGATGAGTAATGGCGGATCGCAAGCCCGTCGTTGCCATTGATGGACCCTCCGGTGCAGGTAAGAGCACCATCGCTACGTTTCTCGCAAAGCGATTCGGCCTATTGAATCTGGAAAGCGGCGCAATGTACCGCGCTGTCGCGTTGAAGGCTCTTCGTCTGGGACTCCCCCTGGACGATGAGCCCGCGCTTGCGTCGATGGCTGAGACCATGGTCATCGAGCTGCAGCCGACCGAGAACGGGAACCGAGTGCTTCTGGACGGAGAAGATGTCACCGCGCAGTTGCGGGAGAAGGATGTGACGCAGGCCGCCTCAAAGGTCAGCGTCCATCCCAAAGTCCGCGCCCTGATGGTTGCCGCGCAACAGCGCATGGGAGCCCAGGGTGGCGTGGTCATGGAAGGCCGCGATATCGGTACGGTCGTCTTTCCCAAGGCAGAAGTGAAGATCTTCCTTGATGCCTCGGCGGACGCACGCGGGTACCGTCGATTCGTGCAGACTGGCCCTAGCGAAGGCCAACCGACGGAAGACGCGGTCAAGCAGGAGCTGCGGGAACGCGATGAGCGCGACCGTAATCGCGCCGAATCACCGCTGAAGCCTGCCGAAGATGCTGTGCTGGTGGACTCCACTGCGCTTACGCTGGATGAGGTCAAGGCTCGGGCGGAGGCAATTGTCCTGGAGAAGTGGAAGCAATAAAGCTCCCACGAAAGACAAAGCCCGCCTACATGGCGGGCGGGTGGTGGATGTCGATCTCCTCGGGAGCAGAGGATTCCTTGGGATTGACGAGGTCGCGCAGCTCTTTGGCCGGCTTGAAGTACGGCACCCGCTTTGCCGGAACATCGACTTTGGCGCCGGTCTTTGGATTGCGGCCGATGCGTGGCTTTCTTTGGCGCGTGCGGAACGATCCGAAGCCGCGAATCTCAATCTTGTCGCCGGTTTTGAGGGCGCCGATCACGGAGTCAAAGAGAGTATCGACGATGATCTCGCCGTCGCGGCGGGTCAGGTCTCCGAGAGCGGTGACTTTTTCAACGAGGTCGGCCTTGGTCATCGGCATCCTTTCGGGGCTTGCGTGTACGGGGAACCGAAAATCACGCGTAAATGCGAGACAGCTTTAGCTTTACACGTTTTGACGAACGACGGCAAAGGGTGGTTTCAAAGATTTTTTGCCGGTTACTTCCACATGAAATAGAAACCCGGGGCCTCATTCAGTAGTTTGCTCGGGTTTGGGAAGATATCGTCCGGATCGGAGTTCACTAGTGCCGAGAGCAGGCCCGTCTTCTCCTTTCTGGGGCGAACGATGCCAGGCTCGCCCGAGATTCCAACTTCTTTCGCGGTTTCCATCAAAGCGTCGCGGTAGCCACCCTGGCGATCGATAAGGCCGAGAGGAAGGGCTTGTTCGCCCGTCCAGACCTGTCCGGTAGCCAGGGGCTTGATCTTGTCGTCGGCAACATGGCGGCCCGTGGCGACATCGTGAATGAACTGCACGTGCATGTTGTCGACCAGAGTCTGGAAGTACGCCTGTTCCTTGGGGGTGAGGTCGCGGGTGGGGCTTCCGGCGTCTTTCAGCTCACCGGCCTTGAGAATGACATCCTTCAGCTTGGCCCAGCGCATCAGGTCGCCGTAGTTCATCCACTCCATGATGACGCCGATGGAGCCAACGACCGAGGCCTGGTTGGCATAGATACGGTCGCAGCCAGAGGCAATGTAATAAGCGCCCGACGCACCGACTGACTCGATGCTGGCAATGATCTTCTTGTGCTTCGCCTGCTTGACGCGCAGCACCTCGTGATAGATCTCCTGCGAGGCGGCAGCGCCACCGCCGGGTGAGTTGATACGCAGGATGATGGCTTTGACGTCGTCATTGTCGGCCATCTTGCGAAGCTGCTCGTTGAACTTGTCCGACGAAAGGATGACGCCGTTTACCTCAATGACACCGATCTTGCCGCCGGAACCGAAGCTGCCTGTCGTGGATTCTGTGTCAACGCCGCCGGCTTTGATGACGGCATAGACAAACAACGAGAAGAGGCAGACCAGGACGACCGCGCCTCCTCCGAGGATGCCGATCCAGAACCACGGCGAGCGCGGCCGCCGCGGCGGACGGGCGGCATAGTAACCGTAAGGCTGCTGTGGTGGCGGTGGTGGTGGTGGCGCATAGGTGTAGCCCTGTGCAGCCGGGGCAGGTTGAGACTGCGGCGGAGGTGGATCCTGTGGCGGCGGGCTCTGGAACTCGTCCTGCATAGATGTCGTTGAGTGTACACCGCAAAACTGCGTCTGAGGGCATATCGCGCTCGTCTAAAGGAAGAGTATGATAAGCGGCGACAAACCCTTATCATTATCCTTGCGAAAGCCCGGCTATGCAGCACCCGAAGATCAGTATCGTCATTCCCGCGTTCAACGAGCAGGCGCGTATTGAAAGAACCCTGGACCGCGTCCTGAGTTGCGTGAGCGACCGGGGATGGGATGCTGAGGTGCTGGTCGTCGACGACGGCTCTACCGACCACACGCCCGCCATCATTAAGCGGTGGATGGAGCACCATCCAGGTCTCAAGCTCATCCATAATCGCGGCAACCGGGGGAAGGGCTACAGCGTCCGCAACGGACTGTTGCAGGCTGCCGGCGAGATAGTGATGTTTACCGATGCCGACCTGTCG
This genomic window from Terriglobus albidus contains:
- the mutL gene encoding DNA mismatch repair endonuclease MutL — encoded protein: MGRIRVLSDQVANQIAAGEVVERPASVVKELLENALDAGAARIRIEVEAGGRKLIRIADDGHGMGRDDSLLAFERHATSKLRSSDDLLQIATLGFRGEALPSIASVSRLTMETRAPEDEAGTLLEIAGGKLLRVEDLGRPAGTTLTIRDLFFNTPARRKFLRSESTELQHVAALVTHYALANPTKHFELHSATHALLVAPAVTSAADRMFQIFGRETVDQMIPVAAETDFARVGIPEPPPWKRDENYEPPEPGVMRISGFVSKPELQKLNRNSIYVFVNGRLIRDRLVLHALSEAYRNVIPPTSFPVVLLFLEVPPAEVDVNVHPAKTEVRFRQQSIVHDFLRDSVRTALMAARPVMSFAMALTDSPLAAEALRIDVSPMPGAPDLPPASEGDPQAGDAAAFSLQADPFLATEQRIVFPQTEASVDEPPFLREPEQRVSGRHSCSSATPEEGEERPETLHSLSTLRAVGQLRNSFILAVNEDGLWIIDQHVAHERVLFEKILRERRTESVQRQRLLMPLLVDLQPAQMLAFAELADELDRNGFEAEPFGPRTLAVKAAPVGLEGKELEHLLDEVLADDRTGQVENAEARRTRIAASIACHAAIKINMPLDPAKIEWLLAELAKTQHPTSCPHGRPIALRYSLKEIQRAFNRI
- the cmk gene encoding (d)CMP kinase is translated as MADRKPVVAIDGPSGAGKSTIATFLAKRFGLLNLESGAMYRAVALKALRLGLPLDDEPALASMAETMVIELQPTENGNRVLLDGEDVTAQLREKDVTQAASKVSVHPKVRALMVAAQQRMGAQGGVVMEGRDIGTVVFPKAEVKIFLDASADARGYRRFVQTGPSEGQPTEDAVKQELRERDERDRNRAESPLKPAEDAVLVDSTALTLDEVKARAEAIVLEKWKQ
- a CDS encoding HU family DNA-binding protein, with the translated sequence MTKADLVEKVTALGDLTRRDGEIIVDTLFDSVIGALKTGDKIEIRGFGSFRTRQRKPRIGRNPKTGAKVDVPAKRVPYFKPAKELRDLVNPKESSAPEEIDIHHPPAM
- the sppA gene encoding signal peptide peptidase SppA, whose translation is MQDEFQSPPPQDPPPPQSQPAPAAQGYTYAPPPPPPPQQPYGYYAARPPRRPRSPWFWIGILGGGAVVLVCLFSLFVYAVIKAGGVDTESTTGSFGSGGKIGVIEVNGVILSSDKFNEQLRKMADNDDVKAIILRINSPGGGAAASQEIYHEVLRVKQAKHKKIIASIESVGASGAYYIASGCDRIYANQASVVGSIGVIMEWMNYGDLMRWAKLKDVILKAGELKDAGSPTRDLTPKEQAYFQTLVDNMHVQFIHDVATGRHVADDKIKPLATGQVWTGEQALPLGLIDRQGGYRDALMETAKEVGISGEPGIVRPRKEKTGLLSALVNSDPDDIFPNPSKLLNEAPGFYFMWK